In Acipenser ruthenus chromosome 15, fAciRut3.2 maternal haplotype, whole genome shotgun sequence, a genomic segment contains:
- the LOC117396829 gene encoding NADPH-dependent diflavin oxidoreductase 1-like isoform X3 — MAAPTLLVLFGSQTGTAQDTAERIGRQAQRRRFHVRVEALDSYNVVSLISEPLVVFVCSTTGQGDPPDNMKSFWRFLFRKSLPAGSLCRLDCAVLGLGDSSYPRFNFVAKKLHKRLIQLGANPLLPVGLGDEQHDLGQDAVIDPWLSAFWERSLELYPLPPGVSVLSEDVLLPSRYELHFLDDVTNGLSLEPPDRDTPLSTPPSQLHPFLARMVSNQRVTHSSHFQDVRLIDFDITGSQIQFSAGDVVMIQPQNSPEDVDQFCQLLHLDPDRFFTLTPRDNAPVPARLPQPCSVRFLLERFLDISSVPKRSFFELLGGFATNELEREKLRELSSAQGQEDLHSYCTRPRRIALEVLSDFPHTTTALSIEYLLDLFPEMKPRSFSIASSLQVHPGRIQILLAVVMFKTRIHRPRRGLCSTWLASQDPEQGVVRVPLWVKKGGLKFPTDQDTPVIMVGPGTGVAPFRAAIQERVSQSRRGGQGVRAAPRQGARTPAVGPHCEREGSFLHRRQREADASCRHGRPEVCV, encoded by the exons ATGGCCGCTCCGACCCTATTGGTCCTCTTCGGCAGTCAAACCGGGACAGCTCAGGACACGGCCGAGCGGATTGGACGACAGGCACAGAGGAGGCGGTTCCATGTCAGGGTTGAGGCTCTTGACAGCTACaatgtg gtcaGCCTGATCTCCGAGCCCCTGGTGGTGTTTGTCTGCTCGACCACAGGCCAGGGGGACCCTCCTGATAACATGAAG AGTTTCTGGCGGTTCCTGTTCCGGAAGTCTCTCCCGGCCGGGTCACTCTGTCGCCTGGACTGCGCTGTGCTGGGGCTGGGGGACTCCTCCTACCCCAG GTTTAACTTTGTGGCCAAGAAGCTCCACAAGCGTCTGATCCAGCTGGGAGCGAACCCCCTGCTGCCAGTGGGACTGGGGGACGAGCAGCATGACCTGGG ACAGGATGCTGTGATTGACCCCTGGCTCAGTGCATTCTGGGAGAGGTCCTTGGAGCTCTACCCCTTGCCCCCTGGAGTGAGCGTGCTCAGTGAGGACGTCCT ACTGCCCTCCAGGTACGAGCTTCACTTCCTGGATGATGTCACAAACGGGCTGTCGCTGGAACCACCTGATCGGGACACGCCCCTCTCAACCCCGCCCTCTCAGCTCCACCCTTTTCTGGCGCGGATGGTGTCCAATCAGAGAGTGACGCACTCCTCTCACTTTCAGGACGTGCGGCTCATAGACTTTGACATCACCGGCTCCCAGATCCA GTTCTCAGCGGGGGACGTGGTGATGATTCAGCCCCAGAATTCCCCGGAGGACGTGGATCAGTTCTGCCAGCTCCTGCACCTCGACCCAGATCGATTCTTCACCCTCACACCCAGAGACAACG CCCCGGTCCCAGCCCGGCTGCCCCAGCCCTGCTCGGTGCGCTTCCTGCTGGAGCGTTTCCTGGATATCTCCAGCGTGCCGAAGCGCTCCTTCTTCGAGCTGCTCGGGGGCTTCGCCACCAACGAGCTGGAGAGGGAGAAGCTGAGGGAGCTGAGCTCCGCGCAGGGCCAGGAGGATCTGCACAGCTACTGCACCCGGCCCAGGCGCATTGCCCTGGAG GTCCTCAGTGATTTCCCTCACACCACGACAGCTCTGTCGATAGAGTATCTCCTGGACCTTTTCCCTGAAATGAAGCCTCGGtccttctccattgcttcctcgcTGCAG GTCCACCCGGGGCGCATACAGATCCTGCTGGCCGTCGTGATGTTTAAAACACGAATTCACAGACCGAGGCGGGGCCTCTGCTCCACGTGGCTAGCCTCCCAGGATCCAGAGCAGG GTGTGGTGAGGGTCCCTCTGTGGGTGAAGAAGGGAGGGCTGAAGTTCCCCACCGACCAAGACACCCCCGTTATCATGGTGGGACCCGGCACTGGAGTGGCCCCCTTCAGGGCAGCTATTCAAGAGCGGGTTTCGCAGAGCAGGAGAG GAGGACAAGGTGTACGTGCAGCACCGCGTCAGGGAGCACGGACGCCTGCTGTGGGACCTCATTGTGAACGAGAAGGCTCATTTCTACATCGCAGG CAACGCGAAGCAGATGCCAGCTGCCGTCACGGACGCCCTGAAGTCTGTGTTTGA
- the LOC117396829 gene encoding NADPH-dependent diflavin oxidoreductase 1-like isoform X1, with the protein MAAPTLLVLFGSQTGTAQDTAERIGRQAQRRRFHVRVEALDSYNVVSLISEPLVVFVCSTTGQGDPPDNMKSFWRFLFRKSLPAGSLCRLDCAVLGLGDSSYPRFNFVAKKLHKRLIQLGANPLLPVGLGDEQHDLGQDAVIDPWLSAFWERSLELYPLPPGVSVLSEDVLLPSRYELHFLDDVTNGLSLEPPDRDTPLSTPPSQLHPFLARMVSNQRVTHSSHFQDVRLIDFDITGSQIQFSAGDVVMIQPQNSPEDVDQFCQLLHLDPDRFFTLTPRDNAPVPARLPQPCSVRFLLERFLDISSVPKRSFFELLGGFATNELEREKLRELSSAQGQEDLHSYCTRPRRIALEVLSDFPHTTTALSIEYLLDLFPEMKPRSFSIASSLQVHPGRIQILLAVVMFKTRIHRPRRGLCSTWLASQDPEQGVVRVPLWVKKGGLKFPTDQDTPVIMVGPGTGVAPFRAAIQERVSQSRRGNYLFFGCRQESMDFFCHSEWEELVRAGSLTLFTAFSRDQEDKVYVQHRVREHGRLLWDLIVNEKAHFYIAGNAKQMPAAVTDALKSVFESEGRLSAAESEELLAELERLGRFQSETWS; encoded by the exons ATGGCCGCTCCGACCCTATTGGTCCTCTTCGGCAGTCAAACCGGGACAGCTCAGGACACGGCCGAGCGGATTGGACGACAGGCACAGAGGAGGCGGTTCCATGTCAGGGTTGAGGCTCTTGACAGCTACaatgtg gtcaGCCTGATCTCCGAGCCCCTGGTGGTGTTTGTCTGCTCGACCACAGGCCAGGGGGACCCTCCTGATAACATGAAG AGTTTCTGGCGGTTCCTGTTCCGGAAGTCTCTCCCGGCCGGGTCACTCTGTCGCCTGGACTGCGCTGTGCTGGGGCTGGGGGACTCCTCCTACCCCAG GTTTAACTTTGTGGCCAAGAAGCTCCACAAGCGTCTGATCCAGCTGGGAGCGAACCCCCTGCTGCCAGTGGGACTGGGGGACGAGCAGCATGACCTGGG ACAGGATGCTGTGATTGACCCCTGGCTCAGTGCATTCTGGGAGAGGTCCTTGGAGCTCTACCCCTTGCCCCCTGGAGTGAGCGTGCTCAGTGAGGACGTCCT ACTGCCCTCCAGGTACGAGCTTCACTTCCTGGATGATGTCACAAACGGGCTGTCGCTGGAACCACCTGATCGGGACACGCCCCTCTCAACCCCGCCCTCTCAGCTCCACCCTTTTCTGGCGCGGATGGTGTCCAATCAGAGAGTGACGCACTCCTCTCACTTTCAGGACGTGCGGCTCATAGACTTTGACATCACCGGCTCCCAGATCCA GTTCTCAGCGGGGGACGTGGTGATGATTCAGCCCCAGAATTCCCCGGAGGACGTGGATCAGTTCTGCCAGCTCCTGCACCTCGACCCAGATCGATTCTTCACCCTCACACCCAGAGACAACG CCCCGGTCCCAGCCCGGCTGCCCCAGCCCTGCTCGGTGCGCTTCCTGCTGGAGCGTTTCCTGGATATCTCCAGCGTGCCGAAGCGCTCCTTCTTCGAGCTGCTCGGGGGCTTCGCCACCAACGAGCTGGAGAGGGAGAAGCTGAGGGAGCTGAGCTCCGCGCAGGGCCAGGAGGATCTGCACAGCTACTGCACCCGGCCCAGGCGCATTGCCCTGGAG GTCCTCAGTGATTTCCCTCACACCACGACAGCTCTGTCGATAGAGTATCTCCTGGACCTTTTCCCTGAAATGAAGCCTCGGtccttctccattgcttcctcgcTGCAG GTCCACCCGGGGCGCATACAGATCCTGCTGGCCGTCGTGATGTTTAAAACACGAATTCACAGACCGAGGCGGGGCCTCTGCTCCACGTGGCTAGCCTCCCAGGATCCAGAGCAGG GTGTGGTGAGGGTCCCTCTGTGGGTGAAGAAGGGAGGGCTGAAGTTCCCCACCGACCAAGACACCCCCGTTATCATGGTGGGACCCGGCACTGGAGTGGCCCCCTTCAGGGCAGCTATTCAAGAGCGGGTTTCGCAGAGCAGGAGAG gaaacTACCTGTTCTTCGGGTGTCGTCAGGAGTCCATGGATTTCTTTTGCCACTCGGAGTGGGAGGAGCTAGTGAGGGCGGGGTCTCTGACTCTCTTCACAGCGTTCTCGAGGGACCAG GAGGACAAGGTGTACGTGCAGCACCGCGTCAGGGAGCACGGACGCCTGCTGTGGGACCTCATTGTGAACGAGAAGGCTCATTTCTACATCGCAGG CAACGCGAAGCAGATGCCAGCTGCCGTCACGGACGCCCTGAAGTCTGTGTTTGAGTCGGAGGGCCGGCTCTCAGCCGCGGAGTCCGAGGAGCTGCTGGCTGAACTGGAGAGACTGGGCCGCTTCCAGTCTGAGACCTGGTCCTGA
- the LOC117964691 gene encoding ankyrin repeat and SOCS box protein 6-like translates to MPFLHGFRRIIYEYQPLVDEILRVLGIEEGAGAQGSAPAVDSAPWGSLEELLEMESQSSFFLEGVSYSLFKVAETGLVSAAETLLRYQADLNFEDPVSYYNPLHIAVLRNQPAMVEALVRHGADINKRDRIHESSPLDLASEERERLPCLRTLLDLGADVNAADKNGKTALLHALASSDGVTVHNTDNIQLLLRGGADVEAVTRDGETALSSLVFLVKEALDCSREDAAQIGSFCLGATRLLLAHGADPSRCSDEEPPLTCACLELFDLHFPLAVLLLQSGAGFRCSQHSPPCWWGYSLVFQRLCSGLRDRRDDCAAASELLQQAESILELAAAASPAVRLQPGFEVSTEGCGAHAEKVLDLYRHLQELEQNPVPLKQLCRAHIRHRLLPGPLEGKVQALPLPDRLRGYLLIEHRHGNKAGACFKPPRNSSTLI, encoded by the exons ATGCCGTTCCTGCACGGGTTCCGCAGGATAATCTACGAGTACCAGCCTCTGGTGGATGAGATCCTGAGGGTGCTGGGGATCGAGGAAGGGGCCGGGGCTCAGGGCAG TGCCCCTGCGGTGGACAGCGCCCCCTGGGGCTCGCTGGAAGAGCTGCTGGAGATGGAGTCCCAGTCCAGCTTCTTCCTGGAGGGGGTCAGCTACTCCCTGTTCAAAGTAGCCGAGACCGGACTGGTCAGCGCCGCGGAGACCCTGCTCCGATACCAGGCTGACCTCAACTTCGAAG atcccgTCTCCTACTACAACCCCCTGCACATCGCGGTGCTGCGGAACCAGCCTGCCATGGTGGAAGCGCTAGTGAGACACGGGGCCGACATCAACAAGAGGGATCGG ATTCACGAGAGCAGCCCGCTGGATCTGGCGAGcgaggagagggagaggctgcCCTGCCTGCGCACACTCCTGGACCTGGGGGCTGACGTCAACGCCGCTGACAAGAACG gAAAGACCGCACTGCTTCATGCCCTGGCCAGCAGCGACGGAGTTACAGTCCACAACACCGATAACATACAGCTGCTGCTGAGGGGAG GTGCGGACGTGGAGGCTGTGACCCGCGACGGGGAGACCGCTCTCTCCTCGCTGGTCTTCCTTGTGAAGGAGGCGCTGGACTGCAGCCGGGAGGACGCGGCCCAGATCGGGAGCTTCTGCCTGGGGGCGACGCGGCTCCTGCTGGCCCACGGCGCCGACCCCAGCCGCTGCTCGGACGAGGAGCCCCCGCTCACCTGCGCCTGCCTGGAGCTCTTCGACCTGCACTTCCcgctggctgtgctgctgctgcagtccgGGGCTGGCTTCCGCTGCTCCCAGCACAGCCCCCCCTGCTGGTGGGGCTACAGTCTCGTCTTCCAGCGCCTCTGCTCCGGGCTCAGGGACCGCAGGGATGACTGCGCGGCCGCCTCCGAGCTGCTGCAGCAGGCAGAGAGCATCCTGGAGCTGGCTGCAGCCGCTTCTCCAGCGGTCAGGCTGCAGCCAGGCTTCGAGGTCTCCACGGAGGGGTGCGGGGCCCACGCGGAGAAGGTCCTTGATCTCTACAGGCACCTCCAGGAGCTGGAGCAGAACCCTGTCCCCCTGAAGCAGCTCTGCAGGGCGCACATCCGCCACAGGCTGCTGCCTGGGCCCCTGGAGGGCAAGGTGCAGGCGCTGCCTCTCCCAGACAGACTCCGAGGGTACCTGCTGATTGAGCATCGTCACGGAAACAAGGCTGGGGCTTGTTTTAAACCCCCGAGGAACTCCTCTACCTTGATTTAA
- the LOC117396829 gene encoding NADPH-dependent diflavin oxidoreductase 1-like isoform X2, giving the protein MAAPTLLVLFGSQTGTAQDTAERIGRQAQRRRFHVRVEALDSYNVVSLISEPLVVFVCSTTGQGDPPDNMKSFWRFLFRKSLPAGSLCRLDCAVLGLGDSSYPRFNFVAKKLHKRLIQLGANPLLPVGLGDEQHDLGQDAVIDPWLSAFWERSLELYPLPPGVSVLSEDVLLPSRYELHFLDDVTNGLSLEPPDRDTPLSTPPSQLHPFLARMVSNQRVTHSSHFQDVRLIDFDITGSQIQFSAGDVVMIQPQNSPEDVDQFCQLLHLDPDRFFTLTPRDNAPVPARLPQPCSVRFLLERFLDISSVPKRSFFELLGGFATNELEREKLRELSSAQGQEDLHSYCTRPRRIALEVLSDFPHTTTALSIEYLLDLFPEMKPRSFSIASSLQVHPGRIQILLAVVMFKTRIHRPRRGLCSTWLASQDPEQGVVRVPLWVKKGGLKFPTDQDTPVIMVGPGTGVAPFRAAIQERVSQSRRGNYLFFGCRQESMDFFCHSEWEELVRAGSLTLFTAFSRDQEDKVYVQHRVREHGRLLWDLIVNEKAHFYIAGNAKQMPAAVTDALKSVFESEGRLSAAESEELLAELERLGRFQSETWS; this is encoded by the exons ATGGCCGCTCCGACCCTATTGGTCCTCTTCGGCAGTCAAACCGGGACAGCTCAGGACACGGCCGAGCGGATTGGACGACAGGCACAGAGGAGGCGGTTCCATGTCAGGGTTGAGGCTCTTGACAGCTACaatgtg gtcaGCCTGATCTCCGAGCCCCTGGTGGTGTTTGTCTGCTCGACCACAGGCCAGGGGGACCCTCCTGATAACATGAAG AGTTTCTGGCGGTTCCTGTTCCGGAAGTCTCTCCCGGCCGGGTCACTCTGTCGCCTGGACTGCGCTGTGCTGGGGCTGGGGGACTCCTCCTACCCCAG GTTTAACTTTGTGGCCAAGAAGCTCCACAAGCGTCTGATCCAGCTGGGAGCGAACCCCCTGCTGCCAGTGGGACTGGGGGACGAGCAGCATGACCTGGG ACAGGATGCTGTGATTGACCCCTGGCTCAGTGCATTCTGGGAGAGGTCCTTGGAGCTCTACCCCTTGCCCCCTGGAGTGAGCGTGCTCAGTGAGGACGTCCT ACTGCCCTCCAGGTACGAGCTTCACTTCCTGGATGATGTCACAAACGGGCTGTCGCTGGAACCACCTGATCGGGACACGCCCCTCTCAACCCCGCCCTCTCAGCTCCACCCTTTTCTGGCGCGGATGGTGTCCAATCAGAGAGTGACGCACTCCTCTCACTTTCAGGACGTGCGGCTCATAGACTTTGACATCACCGGCTCCCAGATCCA GTTCTCAGCGGGGGACGTGGTGATGATTCAGCCCCAGAATTCCCCGGAGGACGTGGATCAGTTCTGCCAGCTCCTGCACCTCGACCCAGATCGATTCTTCACCCTCACACCCAGAGACAACG CCCCGGTCCCAGCCCGGCTGCCCCAGCCCTGCTCGGTGCGCTTCCTGCTGGAGCGTTTCCTGGATATCTCCAGCGTGCCGAAGCGCTCCTTCTTCGAGCTGCTCGGGGGCTTCGCCACCAACGAGCTGGAGAGGGAGAAGCTGAGGGAGCTGAGCTCCGCGCAGGGCCAGGAGGATCTGCACAGCTACTGCACCCGGCCCAGGCGCATTGCCCTGGAG GTCCTCAGTGATTTCCCTCACACCACGACAGCTCTGTCGATAGAGTATCTCCTGGACCTTTTCCCTGAAATGAAGCCTCGGtccttctccattgcttcctcgcTGCAG GTCCACCCGGGGCGCATACAGATCCTGCTGGCCGTCGTGATGTTTAAAACACGAATTCACAGACCGAGGCGGGGCCTCTGCTCCACGTGGCTAGCCTCCCAGGATCCAGAGCAGG GTGTGGTGAGGGTCCCTCTGTGGGTGAAGAAGGGAGGGCTGAAGTTCCCCACCGACCAAGACACCCCCGTTATCATGGTGGGACCCGGCACTGGAGTGGCCCCCTTCAGGGCAGCTATTCAAGAGCGGGTTTCGCAGAGCAGGAGAG gaaacTACCTGTTCTTCGGGTGTCGTCAGGAGTCCATGGATTTCTTTTGCCACTCGGAGTGGGAGGAGCTAGTGAGGGCGGGGTCTCTGACTCTCTTCACAGCGTTCTCGAGGGACCAG GAGGACAAGGTGTACGTGCAGCACCGCGTCAGGGAGCACGGACGCCTGCTGTGGGACCTCATTGTGAACGAGAAGGCTCATTTCTACATCGCAGG CAACGCGAAGCAGATGCCAGCTGCCGTCACGGACGCCCTGAAGTCTGTGTTTGAGTCGGAGGGCCGGCTCTCAGCCGCGGAGTCCGAGGAGCTGCTGGCTGAACTGGAGAGACTGGGCCGCTTCCAGTCTGAGAC CTGGTCCTGA